CGATTCGGAGCAGGTGGCCGAAGTCGTCAGCAATGCCCTAGACCAGCGCGGCTTGCGCCCACTGCACGACAACCGCCCGGCGGACCTGTTGGTCAGCGCCGACCTGCGGCTGGAAACCCGCTTGCGTCAGGTGCAGGACGGCTCTGGTTACGGTGGCGGCTATGGCGGCGGGTATTACGGCGGTGGTTACAACCGCTACGGCACGGGTTACGGCATGTACAACAGCGTGCCGGTCGTCCGTACTTATCAGGTACAGGTTGTGGTGGTGCGGGTCGATCTGTTCGACGCAAGCACCGGTCAACCGGTGTGGAGTGCCAGTGCCGAAACCAGCAGTCAGGGCAACCAGAGCGAACGTGCCGATGCCCTGCGCGAAGCTGTCGAAAAGGCCATGTCGGCGTATCCTCCTAGTTAGCTTCCTGTTCAGGAAGCCTCCCGCAGGTGCATGTCTTCAATCGGAGAAAAATCATGTTCCGCCGTCTCGTTTTACTGGCCATCGCCGCGCTGCTCACTGCCTGCGCCGCCAACGAGGTCAATCATGACTTCGATGCCAGTCGCGACTTTGCCGCCTATCGCAGTTGGAGCTGGAAAGAGCCCGCCGTGCAATACCGTCCCGACGACCCAAGGATCAAGAGTGACCTGACCGAGCAACGCATCCGCCAGGCCGTTGCCGATCAACTGGATCAGCGTGGCTTGCGTCCGGCCGCCGCCGGCGCTAAGGCAGACCTTAAGGTGCAGACCTACCTGATCGTTGAAGATCGCCAGCAACAAGTGACCACCTCCTATGGTGGCGGTTATGGTGGCCCATGGAACGGTTATTGGGGCGGGCCGATGTACAACGAAACC
The Pseudomonas sp. GR 6-02 genome window above contains:
- a CDS encoding DUF4136 domain-containing protein, with translation MNSRSGLLVICLGLAACQGSNPYIARSNPLPPAPPQAAGTFDRSAYPAAPRDYGRYRSWAWLNGRLPAGTAWADSEQVAEVVSNALDQRGLRPLHDNRPADLLVSADLRLETRLRQVQDGSGYGGGYGGGYYGGGYNRYGTGYGMYNSVPVVRTYQVQVVVVRVDLFDASTGQPVWSASAETSSQGNQSERADALREAVEKAMSAYPPS
- a CDS encoding DUF4136 domain-containing protein, whose protein sequence is MFRRLVLLAIAALLTACAANEVNHDFDASRDFAAYRSWSWKEPAVQYRPDDPRIKSDLTEQRIRQAVADQLDQRGLRPAAAGAKADLKVQTYLIVEDRQQQVTTSYGGGYGGPWNGYWGGPMYNETRNVSYKVATIQIDLLDGKDGKLVWRGSDEQTLSRTPKPEDRSSTIRQTVGRILANYPPR